From Deferrisoma camini S3R1, the proteins below share one genomic window:
- a CDS encoding formate dehydrogenase subunit gamma, producing the protein MNSREVQRFPPGFVWQHGLLIVTFTLLAVTGMPLKWHWWGVIRVMGGYEVVRWIHRFLGAVMLAQGVVHVVHAAVRQVRVGHPGGLWPSLRDVHDLLHDVRFLLGREPERARYPRYSYINKFDYWGAFWGVAIMAGSGLVLWFPRSFSDTVIHMSHIAHTDEALLAVIAIFIWHLYHVHTSHGRPRLNRVWLTGRIPLEDLKSEHPEEYEQLVRNSRLGEPG; encoded by the coding sequence ATGAACAGCCGGGAAGTCCAGCGGTTCCCCCCAGGGTTCGTGTGGCAGCACGGGCTGCTCATCGTCACCTTCACTCTGCTCGCGGTGACCGGCATGCCCCTCAAGTGGCACTGGTGGGGGGTGATCCGGGTCATGGGAGGGTACGAGGTGGTCCGGTGGATCCACCGGTTCCTCGGAGCCGTGATGCTGGCCCAGGGTGTGGTCCACGTGGTCCATGCGGCGGTCCGCCAGGTGCGGGTGGGCCACCCCGGCGGCCTGTGGCCGAGCCTTCGGGACGTGCACGATCTCCTCCACGACGTCCGGTTCCTGCTGGGCCGGGAGCCCGAGCGGGCCCGCTACCCCCGGTACTCGTACATCAACAAGTTCGACTACTGGGGTGCGTTCTGGGGGGTGGCGATCATGGCCGGGTCGGGCCTGGTGCTGTGGTTCCCCCGATCCTTCTCGGACACCGTCATCCACATGAGCCACATCGCCCACACCGACGAGGCCCTGCTGGCGGTGATCGCCATCTTCATCTGGCACCTGTACCACGTGCACACCTCCCACGGGCGGCCCCGCCTCAACCGGGTGTGGCTCACCGGCCGCATCCCGCTGGAGGATCTCAAGAGCGAGCACCCCGAGGAGTACGAGCAGCTCGTCCGAAACAGCCGCCTCGGGGAGCCCGGCTGA